The genome window TCTAGATTCACAAGTTCAGACTCTAAGCAGTTCTAATACTGGGATTATATGCTCCAAAAATGAGCCAAACAAGACAGTTAGATATtgcaacaacaaaataaataatgctACTATAGACCATGGAGTGCATAGCAATGCATGTCATTAAGAGTATTATGTTGCAGATAATGGAAGAGTTCTAGTAAGAATATTTGCTCTGTACAATGTGCAAGGAACTGTACCAAATAAGTTATCAAATTATTCTTTCTATTGTGTAAATGTTTTTGGTCTGATAGTTTCATACAATGAAGGTTTATCGAGTCACGGAGCTATATAAAATTACAACCAAGGTTTAGGGAGATTGTCTTCCAATGATTCAATTTAACCGGATAAATGTTAGTTATTACCTTCTGAGATAGGAGTTGTAGCTTACCGACTCAAGATCATAATAAAAATCAGGGGAAAAAAGATCCATGATCATCAGGTCAAGGAAAATATGCTCATTTGGATGGGGATACAATAAACAAGGGGATTCAATCCCAGTTCTCTCAGATTTACCCCTTGCAAGGACTCATGGCAAGAGGAGTCGGACCAAATATTACACTAAGATCAAAATGAACAAAGAATATGAAGATCAAAACTTATAGACCTGTTTGCTCATCATTTTCTCTTTGGCTTCTTAGATGACTTCCCATGCTTACGATCCAAATATCCATCAATACCATCCTCATCATCacctcttcttttctttttgcctccggtttcttttattttctgcAGAAAAAGGTGGAAGTTAGATGATTTAGTACTCTTGTTCCCACTTCATTGATTAATTCCTCTATGTTATGTGCACAGTTCGGTTAATGAAGGTAGACTTAATGATATTTACAGTTAATttctattatattaattaatttagtgttgggaaataaaatttatatatttataagacAAGAACtaatgaagaaagaagaattACTTTGACCTTAAATTATAGTAAAGGTGACATAATGACAAGAAAATTGAGACAGTAGTAACTTATTGATTAGGAAGGTGCGCACCGTTATGGAGATTCTTTTGGCCTCTGTTACACGATCCAGAAATAGCAAAACTTCCTCCTCTGGAGCAGGATAGTCGGGCAACTTCTTACCTGAGTAAGATataaaaataaactcttatgCCCAAGGAACAGTCGTCATCAGTTGGACAACTACCATAAACCTGCTTTGCTTACCAATGAGTTTTTCTATCTGTAAATACCACTGCAACTCATATTGATTCACTAGTGAAATCGCAACTCCAGATCGTCCTGCTCTAGCAGTTCTTCCGACTCGATGTATATAATCCTGCAGGTCATTCGTGAAAACAGAAAACACGAGAAGCAAGAATTTTTAGTCAACCAGAACAAATAGATTCTTTTCCACCAGGCTTCAATTTAAACGCAGTAAAAAACTTCAGTGTCAGCAATCATCAATCATGGAGAATAGAAAGGCAATGCATAATGGAAAGTTGCAAGTTAGAGACATTTAGATTACAAAGTTCATGTTGAAATGAAGTAAAAGGCTTCAATGGTGTATAGGCTATCATCAACCAGGGAACATAGAAAAGCAATGTGCTTGGCATAGTTGCAAGTTTGAAGCATTACATGTCAAAAGCAGTGTTATGAGAAcaaattgttgatgaaatttcatttattttgcaCTTATGAATGAATCTCAAAGGATTCCCTTTATtggataaaaacaaaaacagtaaAAGGCAAAAAAGGAACaagattattaaaataaaactaaaaaaaggGCAGTACCAAATCTCACAACCAGTAGCAAGGGTTAAGGATTTAGAGATTCTATATACTTATAAAGAACACTGAACACGCAGcatataacaatttaaaatggTAAACAATGATGCCCGACCTTAGAGTTTGTGGGTATATCATAGTTAATAACCACATCTACAGATGGAATATCAAGCCCTCGACTTGCAACATCAGTACAAATAAGAATGTTGCTCTCTCCAGCCTTGAATTGGTTTAATGCCCCAAGTCTTTTTCCCTGCCACATTTGTCTACAAATTAGTATATGCTTTGAAAAGAACAGTAACCTGACTTAAGGAAGATAAGAGAACTTGAGTTTAAAAGAGATGCGCTAGTCTTCAAACTAAACAAAGGCGAGAGCAGTAACCTGGCTCATCTGGCCACTAATTGGTATAGCTCTTAGGCCAAGGTTTCGAAGCATCAAAGCTAAAAGACGAGTCGCATCACATGTGCGTGTGAAAACCATTGACGTACTCCCAGACATCTCGGTCAGTACATAGACGAGATAGCAATCCTGTGACAATGAACAATATTTCAAcacaaaataaaggaaaaaaaaaaaacacacacacacacacaacaacaacaacaacaacatggTTCAGATCGAATCTCAGTGCAACAGATGGGAGATTCATCGGTACTTAACCTTGGTCTACTTGGCATTTCATCAAAAAAATCATTCAATACATACCATCATTAGATTTAATCTGACTTGCAACATTGAAAAACACAGTATAACAATGAGTGGGGGTGGCAAACCTTATATTTTGCAGGAATAAAGCGATACTGCTGTTTTAAAGTATCAACTGTGGAATATTTTGAGGCAGCCTCAATCTGAAATGCAATGTTATAAGAAATCAAAACTTCATGAGCCAAACCATCAAAGCTTACTGTCATGAGAAAGGTCATGTTACCTTTACAGGATTCCTTAGACAAGCCCTCTGAAGTTTCCGCACCTGCAATATTGAGAATGACACTTTTTTCAGTTGGATATTCACTAATGACATTTTTATTCAGTCAATAATTCCTCAGCCATGTCTTCCAAGCAACAAATATTCCAGAAAAGTTTAGCCTTCAATAGCAAAGCAATAATAGGGAAAATTTTGTTTCATCTTATGagtattttccagaaaattaaTATATGCAATAGAGCTATTGTTACTTAGGCTCTATAATGAGCAATAGAAATTATCTATAGAAAAGGGAGGACATTACccagcaaaaacaaataaattaattgtatattaacacatgaaaaaaaaaatggaaatagaTGGTAAAACATAACTTATTAATGGCACCAATAGTGTCACCATGTGACACACAAAGTCCAAAGAAAAACTTAAGCACCAATATATTGAATGCAATACATAGAAATCATACCAGACTGCAATTAATGCTCATAAGTGAGGAAATAAAACAATGTTTTCCACAATGTTGTTTATCTAAATTTAGGCTTTTCATAGAGGTAACAGTTCTTCTTCCCCACAACAGAagtattatacatttatacaaaCCTTTTTGGTCATGGTGGCAGAAAACAAATATGTCCTTCTCTCACGGGGAGTATTATTCAAAATCTCATCAAGCGCTTTCTCAAAATCCTCATTCAGTAACCTATCTGCCTCATCCAACACCTGTATTAAACAAAAGAACAAAAGTTTCACAAGTAAATAGATGGGTCATCAGAACTCAAACAAGCAGAAGAGAGACAATTGCATACCAAATACTTCAAGGTGCGGAGTGAAAAGCCTTTGGTATTCGACAGGTGATCTAAGAGCCGACCAGGTGTTGCCACCTGCACAACAATTCATCTCATCAGAAATCAGTGAGTTGAGAACAGCCTTGGATACAACTTGAAAGCCATTTATAAGGATATAAAGAAAGGACAAAATAACCAGATATTAAAGCCGTGATACTTACAAGAATGTGTGGTCGTTTTCCAAGCATAATGCTCTGCTGTACTTGATCAAGTCCTCCAACAAGCTGCAagacaatttattttgaaaagcaaGAAAAGAATATATCAATATTAATATCTCATTTGTCCCTGCCCAGCTTCCTGGCCTCTAAGTTTATGACCAAATTCAAATAGAAGACCTGGAAAGCTTACCGCTGCACATTTAACACCAATTCCAGCTCCTAAAGCTTCAAACTGCTGCGAAATTTGAATAGCAAGCTCCCTGaaacagaaaataaaacaataaataaaaaccagACCTTCCAACACAAAAGCAGgcaataaatcaaataaaacaaaaatcaaagaaaGCAGAAACCTCGTAGGAGACAGCACGCATGCAAAGAAAGCTTGGGGAGCATCTATGAGCGCCTGCAGTATCGGAATTGCAAAAGCTCCTGTCTTTCCCGAGCCTGTCTGTGCAAGCCCAATTATATCTTTCCCTAAAACCGTACACAGTTTCAATTTAGAACCTCAGCAACTATAAC of Ipomoea triloba cultivar NCNSP0323 chromosome 3, ASM357664v1 contains these proteins:
- the LOC116013521 gene encoding DEAD-box ATP-dependent RNA helicase 10, with amino-acid sequence MAENGEEDKPFKELGVCDQLVEACESLGWKTASKIQAEAIPHALEGKDIIGLAQTGSGKTGAFAIPILQALIDAPQAFFACVLSPTRELAIQISQQFEALGAGIGVKCAALVGGLDQVQQSIMLGKRPHILVATPGRLLDHLSNTKGFSLRTLKYLVLDEADRLLNEDFEKALDEILNNTPRERRTYLFSATMTKKVRKLQRACLRNPVKIEAASKYSTVDTLKQQYRFIPAKYKDCYLVYVLTEMSGSTSMVFTRTCDATRLLALMLRNLGLRAIPISGQMSQGKRLGALNQFKAGESNILICTDVASRGLDIPSVDVVINYDIPTNSKDYIHRVGRTARAGRSGVAISLVNQYELQWYLQIEKLIGKKLPDYPAPEEEVLLFLDRVTEAKRISITKIKETGGKKKRRGDDEDGIDGYLDRKHGKSSKKPKRK